The following are encoded in a window of Sminthopsis crassicaudata isolate SCR6 chromosome 3, ASM4859323v1, whole genome shotgun sequence genomic DNA:
- the EAF2 gene encoding ELL-associated factor 2 isoform X3, producing MDSYSLKELDRRTTKQLNILFNKSTRIYYMLAYMSGIVQDATDAEIKQFLASKSFHSIRRNIIKDVIRTVSRLNISRAEGSSKIQSRLEQQQQQMRNAIKTSNNMKHSPPKEKMSPESPMDDIERELKAEASIMDQMTSSDSSSESQSSSSSSSEDSSSDSEDEGCKLSNSSSVKHVSGHQTSSAESQQWISDMETMHNRSQDGTGLLMNTLRNDLQLSESGSDSDE from the exons ATGGATTCATATTCACTTAAAGAACTGGATAGAAGAACAACAAAACAGCTGAATATTCTTTTCAataagtcaacaagaatttattatatgcttgcttatatgtcaggcattgtgcaaGATGCTACAGATGCAGAGATAAAACAATTTCTGGCATCCAAGAGTTTTCATTCTATCAGGAGAAACATTATAAAAGATGTAATCAGGACAGTCTCCAGACTTAATATAAGCAG AGCTGAAGGAAGCAGTAAAATTCAGTCTCGACtcgaacagcaacaacaacaaatgagaaatgcaattaaaacaTCAAACAATATGAAACATTctcctccaaaagaaaaaatgtctcCAGAATCTCCTATGGATGATATTGAGAGAG aactgaAGGCAGAAGCTAGTATAATGGACCAGATGACCAGTTCTGATAGCTCTTCAGAATCCCAAAGTTCTTCATCTTCAAGTAGTGAAGATAGTTCTAGTGATTCAGAAGACGAAGGGTGCAAACTCTCAAATTCTAGTTCAGTAAAACATGTATCAGGCCATCAGACCTCATCTGCTGAATCTCAACAATGGATTTCTGATATGGAGACCATGCATAACAGATCTCAGGATGGCACTGGACTTCTGATGAATACATTAA gaaatgATTTGCAACTGAGTGAATCAGGAAGTGACagtgatgaatga